A genomic window from Halarsenatibacter silvermanii includes:
- a CDS encoding bifunctional 2-keto-4-hydroxyglutarate aldolase/2-keto-3-deoxy-6-phosphogluconate aldolase has protein sequence MDKQKTLSIIENTGIVPVVRAESAEQAIKITEAVKDGGINVIEITMTVPGAVEVIKDLTDKYKNDEEMIFGAGSVMDGETARNCILAGAEFIVGPALDKSMIEVANRYQKPVIPGAMTPTEVKKALEAGADVVKIFPATLFGPKIIKAIKGPIPQAELLPTGGVSHDNVKDWIDAGSFAVAAGSAIVAGADEGDYEQVKENAEKFVELIGEARNS, from the coding sequence ATGGATAAACAAAAAACTTTATCCATTATCGAAAACACAGGCATAGTTCCAGTTGTTCGAGCTGAAAGTGCTGAACAGGCTATAAAAATTACTGAAGCAGTTAAAGATGGAGGAATAAATGTCATAGAAATTACCATGACGGTCCCGGGGGCAGTTGAAGTTATCAAAGATCTGACTGATAAATATAAAAATGATGAAGAAATGATTTTTGGTGCAGGTTCAGTAATGGACGGAGAGACTGCCAGAAACTGCATTCTGGCTGGGGCAGAGTTTATAGTCGGTCCGGCGCTGGATAAAAGCATGATCGAAGTGGCCAATCGCTACCAAAAACCCGTTATACCCGGAGCTATGACACCGACTGAGGTAAAGAAAGCGCTGGAAGCTGGAGCCGATGTGGTTAAAATATTTCCCGCAACTCTATTTGGCCCCAAAATTATCAAAGCAATAAAAGGTCCGATTCCCCAGGCTGAGCTGCTGCCTACTGGCGGGGTAAGTCACGATAATGTCAAAGACTGGATAGATGCCGGCAGTTTTGCGGTGGCGGCAGGCAGTGCAATAGTTGCAGGTGCAGACGAAGGAGATTATGAACAGGTCAAAGAAAATGCGGAAAAATTTGTGGAGTTAATTGGTGAAGCGAGAAATAGTTAA